The proteins below are encoded in one region of Candidatus Methylomirabilota bacterium:
- a CDS encoding DegQ family serine endoprotease, which translates to MISIRRRTVLVMLLLALAVGAAGGWAVSQAQSDKTPAASTSAFVGSEGARVVPAALPLASGSFAQVVEAVGPAVVNINTFTRGSGRTPVEEFFGDEIFRRFFGDVPEREQQQRSLGSGVIVDPSGITLTNAHVVERATDIEVVTSDGKKHKAKVVGVDRRTDLAVLRLQGGGPYRAAALGDSDRMRVGDWVLAIGSPFGLQQTVTAGIISAKSRSLTGGPFDDFLQTDAAINPGNSGGPLVNMSGEVVGINSAILSRSGGNVGIGFAIPVNMAKRIYTELVAKGKITRGWLGVSIQPLTPELAKSFGLKEAKGVLISDVIAESPAEKAGVQAGDIITEFDGKKLDGPQDLQRAVASAAPGKAMAMTLWRDKATKSVEIRIGETPDENVAAKPGNNRGKSLLGLDVRPITPDIARQLNLRNTEGVVVARVDDDSAAAEAGLLRGDVIREVNRQRVRSLQEFERITRDVKEGDRVTVLLQRGAQALYVAFTVARG; encoded by the coding sequence ATGATCTCGATACGCCGCCGCACCGTGCTCGTGATGCTCCTGCTCGCGCTGGCTGTCGGCGCGGCCGGCGGCTGGGCAGTGAGCCAGGCCCAGAGCGACAAGACGCCGGCGGCCAGCACGTCGGCCTTCGTCGGCAGCGAGGGGGCGCGCGTGGTCCCCGCCGCGCTCCCCCTGGCCTCGGGAAGCTTCGCCCAGGTGGTGGAGGCAGTGGGGCCGGCGGTGGTCAACATCAACACGTTCACGCGCGGCAGTGGGCGCACGCCCGTCGAGGAGTTCTTCGGTGACGAGATCTTCCGCCGATTCTTCGGCGACGTGCCGGAGCGGGAGCAGCAGCAGCGGAGCCTGGGCTCGGGCGTCATCGTCGATCCCTCCGGGATCACCCTGACCAACGCCCACGTGGTGGAGCGCGCCACTGACATCGAGGTGGTGACGTCGGACGGCAAGAAGCACAAGGCCAAGGTGGTCGGCGTGGACCGGCGCACCGACCTCGCCGTGCTCCGCCTGCAGGGCGGCGGCCCCTACCGCGCGGCGGCCCTCGGCGACTCCGACCGGATGCGGGTGGGCGACTGGGTGCTCGCCATCGGCTCGCCGTTCGGGCTTCAGCAGACGGTGACCGCCGGCATCATCAGCGCCAAGAGCCGCTCCCTCACCGGCGGCCCCTTCGACGACTTCCTCCAGACGGACGCCGCCATCAACCCCGGCAACTCGGGCGGCCCGCTCGTGAACATGAGCGGCGAGGTCGTCGGGATCAACAGCGCGATCCTCTCGCGCTCGGGCGGCAATGTCGGGATCGGCTTCGCGATCCCCGTCAACATGGCCAAGCGGATCTACACCGAGCTGGTGGCCAAGGGGAAGATCACGCGCGGGTGGCTGGGCGTGTCCATCCAGCCTCTGACCCCGGAGTTGGCCAAGAGCTTCGGCCTCAAGGAAGCCAAGGGCGTGCTGATCTCGGACGTGATTGCGGAGAGCCCGGCCGAGAAGGCGGGCGTGCAGGCCGGCGACATCATCACCGAGTTCGACGGCAAGAAGCTAGACGGTCCGCAGGACCTCCAGCGCGCCGTCGCGAGCGCGGCGCCCGGCAAAGCGATGGCGATGACGCTTTGGCGCGACAAGGCGACCAAGTCGGTGGAGATCCGCATCGGCGAGACCCCCGACGAGAACGTGGCGGCCAAGCCCGGCAACAATCGCGGGAAGAGCCTGCTCGGGCTCGACGTGCGGCCGATCACTCCCGACATCGCGCGCCAGCTCAACCTGCGCAACACCGAGGGCGTCGTGGTGGCGCGCGTGGACGATGATAGCGCCGCCGCGGAGGCGGGGCTTCTACGCGGGGACGTCATCCGCGAGGTGAACCGGCAGCGGGTGCGCTCGCTCCAGGAGTTCGAGCGCATCACCCGCGACGTGAAGGAGGGCGACCGCGTCACCGTGCTGCTTCAGCGCGGCGCCCAGGCCCTGTACGTGGCCTTCACCGTGGCCCGGGGCTGA
- the ftsH gene encoding ATP-dependent zinc metalloprotease FtsH → MKRPIRQKTQFSLIYVLIAAVVLSVVQSWLVAPPTVEIPMSRFLALLREDKVDKVAVTDKEIQGTLKPGALPAPAPRPGDRVRSFFGAEPGPTVFRTTRIPGVDDSSLVKELEAHKVEFAGRIENTFWRDLLFGWVLPLAVMAGIWIFLMRRIGGGPTQALSFGRSKAKIYDRRELKTTFADVAGVEEAKAELIEVVDFLKNPKKYQRLGGRIPKGVLLVGPPGTGKTLLARAVAGEADVPFFFLSGSEFVEMFVGVGAARVRDLFEQAKEKAPCIIFIDELDAIGKSRAGNAGLLGGHDEREQTLNQILAEMDGFDSSKGVIIMAATNRPEVLDAALLRAGRFDRQVVVDRPDVKGREAILRVHARNVQLAPEVDLRVLAARTPGMAGADLANLINEAALLAARKGKSQVEMADLEEAVDRVIGGLERRSRVLSEKERDIVAHHEIGHALVASSLPHADPVHKVTIIPRGVGALGATYQLPLEDRYLLTRSELEDRIAVLLGGRAAEEVVYGEVSTGAHNDLDRSTEMARLMVMQYGMSEKLGPLTFGGGQQSLFLKGAGVPVEREFGEDTARTIDEETRAIVDRIYDRVRGLMTAKKSVLVAAAAELKQRETIEGDRLRELLAGAVEGSR, encoded by the coding sequence ATGAAGCGCCCCATTCGCCAGAAGACGCAGTTCTCGCTCATCTACGTCCTCATCGCCGCCGTCGTCCTGTCCGTGGTGCAGAGCTGGCTCGTCGCGCCGCCCACCGTCGAGATCCCGATGAGCCGCTTCCTCGCGCTGCTGCGCGAGGACAAGGTCGACAAGGTCGCGGTCACCGACAAGGAGATCCAGGGCACGCTCAAGCCGGGCGCCCTCCCCGCCCCCGCCCCGAGGCCCGGCGACCGGGTGCGCTCGTTCTTCGGCGCCGAGCCGGGTCCCACCGTGTTCCGGACCACCCGCATTCCCGGGGTGGACGACTCGAGTCTGGTGAAGGAGCTCGAGGCGCACAAGGTCGAGTTCGCGGGCCGCATCGAGAACACCTTCTGGCGCGACCTCCTGTTCGGCTGGGTGCTGCCGCTGGCCGTGATGGCGGGCATCTGGATCTTCCTCATGCGGCGCATCGGCGGCGGGCCCACTCAGGCCCTGTCCTTCGGACGGTCGAAGGCCAAGATCTACGACCGCCGCGAGCTCAAGACCACCTTTGCCGACGTGGCAGGCGTGGAGGAGGCCAAGGCGGAGCTGATCGAGGTGGTGGACTTCTTGAAGAACCCGAAGAAGTATCAGCGCCTGGGCGGCCGCATTCCCAAAGGCGTGCTCCTGGTGGGCCCGCCGGGCACCGGCAAGACCCTGCTCGCCCGGGCCGTCGCCGGCGAGGCCGACGTGCCGTTCTTCTTCCTCTCGGGCTCGGAATTCGTGGAGATGTTCGTGGGCGTGGGCGCCGCGCGGGTGCGCGATCTCTTCGAGCAGGCCAAGGAAAAGGCCCCCTGCATCATCTTCATCGACGAGCTGGACGCCATCGGGAAGTCGCGCGCGGGCAATGCGGGGCTGCTGGGCGGGCACGACGAGCGCGAGCAGACCCTCAATCAGATCCTCGCCGAGATGGACGGCTTCGACTCCTCCAAGGGCGTGATCATCATGGCCGCCACCAACCGCCCGGAGGTACTGGACGCGGCGCTGCTGAGAGCCGGCCGCTTCGATCGGCAAGTCGTGGTGGACCGTCCCGACGTCAAGGGCCGCGAGGCCATCCTGCGCGTGCACGCGCGGAACGTGCAGCTCGCCCCCGAGGTAGACCTCCGCGTGCTCGCCGCGCGCACCCCCGGCATGGCGGGCGCCGACCTCGCCAACCTCATCAACGAGGCGGCGCTGCTCGCCGCGCGCAAGGGCAAGAGTCAGGTCGAGATGGCGGATCTCGAGGAGGCGGTGGACCGGGTGATCGGCGGGCTCGAGCGCCGCAGCCGCGTCCTCTCCGAGAAGGAGCGCGACATCGTGGCCCATCACGAGATCGGCCACGCTTTGGTCGCGAGCTCGCTGCCCCACGCCGATCCCGTCCACAAGGTCACGATCATTCCCCGTGGAGTCGGTGCGCTCGGCGCGACGTATCAGCTGCCGCTGGAAGACCGCTATCTCCTCACCCGCAGCGAGCTGGAGGATCGCATCGCCGTGCTCCTGGGCGGGCGCGCTGCCGAGGAAGTCGTCTACGGCGAAGTGTCCACCGGCGCCCACAACGACCTCGACCGGTCGACGGAGATGGCCCGCCTCATGGTCATGCAGTACGGCATGTCCGAGAAGCTCGGCCCGCTCACCTTCGGCGGCGGCCAGCAGTCCCTGTTCCTCAAGGGCGCGGGCGTGCCGGTCGAGCGAGAGTTTGGCGAGGACACCGCGCGCACCATTGACGAGGAGACGCGCGCCATCGTGGACCGGATCTACGACCGCGTGCGGGGTCTCATGACCGCGAAGAAGAGCGTGCTCGTCGCCGCCGCCGCGGAGCTGAAGCAGCGTGAAACCATCGAGGGCGACCGGCTGCGTGAGCTGCTGGCCGGAGCCGTGGAGGGTTCTCGATGA